A window of Gemmatimonadota bacterium contains these coding sequences:
- a CDS encoding ABC transporter ATP-binding protein gives MPNSVLTVDNLQTHFHTDSGTARAVDGVSFTLNKGETYGLVGESGCGKSVTSLSIMRLVPHPGRIEGGHIFFQNRDLVSLSDTEMRDIRGNDIAMIFQEPMTSLNPVYTCGFQIDEAVRRHQGLEKTEARKKTVEMLHLVGLPDPEQRANEYPHQLSGGQRQRVMIAMALSCNPKVLIADEPTTALDVTIQAQILDLLRDLQQQLGMAVLLITHDLGIIAEAADQVAVMYAGKIVETGPSDAIFHNPRHPYTQGLLASVPRLDIANKRLRTIPGTVPEATRFPPGCRFADRCEKVDSICRETTPQLQPIDGDHQTACWMA, from the coding sequence ATGCCCAATTCCGTGCTGACAGTTGACAACCTCCAAACGCATTTTCACACAGACAGCGGAACAGCGAGGGCGGTAGATGGTGTATCATTCACACTCAACAAGGGCGAAACTTACGGCCTTGTTGGTGAATCGGGGTGCGGAAAAAGTGTTACTTCGCTGTCAATCATGCGATTGGTACCTCATCCTGGCCGCATTGAAGGTGGGCATATTTTTTTTCAAAACCGAGACCTGGTATCCCTTTCGGATACCGAAATGCGCGACATACGCGGCAATGACATTGCCATGATCTTTCAGGAACCCATGACCAGCCTCAACCCGGTTTACACCTGTGGGTTCCAGATTGATGAAGCCGTGAGGCGGCATCAGGGATTAGAAAAAACAGAAGCGCGAAAAAAAACAGTTGAAATGCTCCACCTCGTGGGCCTGCCCGATCCCGAGCAACGCGCAAACGAATACCCGCACCAATTGTCGGGCGGACAACGCCAGCGCGTCATGATCGCCATGGCCCTCTCGTGCAATCCCAAAGTGCTGATAGCCGACGAACCCACAACAGCACTCGATGTCACTATTCAGGCGCAAATCCTGGACCTGTTGCGCGACTTGCAACAACAACTCGGCATGGCCGTCCTGCTCATCACACACGATTTGGGTATTATTGCCGAAGCCGCCGATCAGGTCGCGGTCATGTACGCAGGCAAAATTGTAGAAACCGGACCATCAGATGCGATCTTTCACAACCCCAGGCATCCTTACACGCAGGGTTTACTCGCATCAGTACCCCGTCTGGATATCGCGAATAAGCGCCTCAGAACCATTCCGGGCACAGTGCCCGAAGCCACGCGATTTCCACCGGGATGTCGATTTGCAGATCGATGTGAAAAAGTCGATTCAATTTGCAGGGAAACCACACCGCAACTGCAACCAATTGACGGCGATCACCAGACCGCATGTTGGATGGCATAA
- a CDS encoding ATP-binding cassette domain-containing protein, with amino-acid sequence MRREIVLLQVQKLKKYYPISQGLWGRNAGHVKAVDDVSFDISPGETLGLVGESGCGKTTTGRAILRLIDATSGTVRFKNTDILSLGKKQLRTLRRHMQIIFQDPYGSLNPRLTIGGILSEPLKIHSDKTKDRVADLLNTVGLSPDVARRYPHEFSGGQRQRIGIARALAVKPQFIVADEPVSALDVSIQAQIVNLLQDLQTQFGLAYLFIAHDLSVVKHISNRVAVMYLGKIVELAESQELYDNPQHPYTRALLSSIPIPDPRVRGSRTILTGDVPSPVNIPSGCAFHPRCPEATPDCAHRKPELLDIEPGHSVACILRHN; translated from the coding sequence ATAAGGCGAGAAATAGTGCTTCTTCAAGTTCAAAAACTAAAAAAATACTACCCCATTTCTCAGGGACTCTGGGGGCGCAACGCCGGGCATGTCAAAGCAGTAGATGACGTGAGCTTCGATATCTCTCCCGGCGAAACCCTCGGCCTGGTCGGCGAATCCGGATGCGGAAAAACCACAACGGGACGCGCTATCTTGCGCCTTATTGATGCAACATCAGGCACCGTGCGATTCAAAAATACCGACATCCTCTCCCTGGGAAAAAAACAACTTCGAACACTGCGCCGGCACATGCAAATCATCTTTCAGGACCCTTACGGATCGCTAAACCCCCGTCTCACCATCGGCGGCATCCTCTCGGAACCCCTGAAAATCCACAGCGACAAAACAAAAGATCGAGTCGCCGACCTGCTCAACACCGTGGGCTTATCTCCTGACGTCGCCCGCCGATATCCGCACGAATTTTCCGGTGGACAGCGACAGCGCATTGGCATTGCCCGCGCATTGGCTGTAAAACCGCAATTCATTGTCGCGGACGAACCCGTGTCTGCACTCGACGTATCGATTCAGGCACAAATTGTAAACTTGCTCCAGGATTTACAGACACAGTTCGGCCTCGCCTATCTCTTTATCGCGCACGACCTGAGCGTGGTCAAACACATCTCCAACCGCGTGGCAGTCATGTACCTGGGCAAAATTGTCGAACTGGCAGAAAGCCAGGAACTCTACGACAATCCGCAGCATCCCTATACACGCGCATTGCTCTCATCAATCCCCATACCCGACCCGCGCGTCAGGGGATCGCGCACCATTTTAACAGGCGATGTTCCCAGCCCGGTCAACATACCTTCGGGCTGTGCATTTCATCCGCGCTGTCCCGAAGCAACGCCGGACTGCGCCCACCGCAAACCCGAACTCTTAGACATCGAACCCGGTCACAGCGTGGCCTGTATCTTGCGGCACAACTAA
- a CDS encoding glycoside hydrolase, with the protein MATQFGDERDWFLEKRFGMFVHWGIYAIPGWQEQHQWRGRMPANEYVKLAEQWNPTNFNPDAWLDLAEEAEMQYIIVTTKHHDGFCLWDTAHTAFNTMNTPYGKDLMAMLADACHKRNFPLGFYYSIADWHHPNYPNQGRHHELPQPKPGDDPDLMKYLEFLKAQVWELCTHYGKLHAFWWDMNVDEHFDPSINAMIRSLQPAAVINNRGFDPGDFGTPERDHVQGIDTQQSFDRLTEACQSVGIESWGYRVDEDYYTDRHLIRSIDRYLARDANYLLNVGPKPDGTIPETSKRILKRIGKWYRAVEEAVKDVEPASHLTRNRDILLTRRDNVIYVHLVNDPRTSGVKLDPIAVAPKSAALLNTGKPVDFTVDLVPTNHIEHKPYLRLQNLPVNELTNTVIVVKLEFDEAPE; encoded by the coding sequence ATGGCAACTCAATTTGGCGATGAACGCGATTGGTTTTTGGAAAAGCGATTTGGTATGTTCGTCCACTGGGGAATTTACGCAATCCCCGGATGGCAAGAACAGCATCAATGGCGCGGACGCATGCCCGCAAATGAATACGTGAAATTAGCCGAGCAGTGGAATCCCACAAACTTCAATCCCGACGCGTGGTTAGATCTCGCAGAAGAAGCCGAGATGCAATACATCATCGTCACAACCAAACACCACGATGGATTCTGCTTGTGGGATACAGCGCACACGGCATTCAACACAATGAATACGCCGTACGGAAAAGACCTGATGGCAATGCTCGCCGATGCGTGTCACAAGCGCAACTTCCCCCTGGGCTTTTATTATTCAATTGCCGACTGGCACCACCCCAATTACCCCAATCAGGGACGACATCACGAACTGCCCCAACCCAAGCCTGGAGATGATCCCGACTTGATGAAATACCTCGAATTTCTGAAGGCGCAGGTATGGGAATTGTGTACCCATTACGGAAAATTGCACGCATTCTGGTGGGATATGAACGTGGATGAACACTTCGATCCATCTATCAACGCGATGATTCGGTCGCTACAACCCGCGGCAGTAATCAACAATCGGGGATTTGACCCCGGTGATTTTGGAACGCCCGAGCGCGATCATGTGCAAGGCATAGATACCCAGCAGTCATTTGATCGACTGACCGAAGCGTGTCAGTCCGTGGGAATTGAAAGCTGGGGCTATCGGGTAGATGAGGATTATTATACAGATCGCCATTTGATACGGAGCATTGATCGGTATCTCGCGCGCGACGCAAACTACTTACTCAACGTAGGCCCCAAACCCGACGGAACGATTCCAGAAACATCTAAACGCATCTTGAAACGCATAGGAAAATGGTATCGCGCCGTGGAAGAAGCGGTCAAAGACGTAGAACCCGCGTCGCACCTGACGCGCAATCGCGATATATTATTGACGCGACGGGACAATGTGATCTACGTACACTTGGTAAACGACCCGCGAACAAGCGGCGTAAAACTCGATCCCATTGCCGTCGCACCAAAAAGTGCCGCATTACTAAACACAGGTAAACCTGTGGATTTCACAGTGGATCTGGTACCGACCAATCACATAGAACACAAACCCTATTTGCGGTTGCAAAACCTGCCAGTAAATGAACTGACCAACACCGTAATAGTAGTAAAACTCGAATTTGACGAAGCACCTGAATAA
- a CDS encoding decaprenyl-phosphate phosphoribosyltransferase, translating to MLQLIHAMRPREWVKNVFVLAALVFTKRIFEPSDLLQGSLAFLCFCLISGAAYLFNDIRDKENDHQHPLKRNRPIASGALRVSVAAIAAVLLALTALIGGFYVHPHFGIVLLIYAVMNIAYTLYLKHIVILDVMIIAAGFLLRAIGGAVAIQVAISSWFILCTMLLALFLGFAKRRHELALLEGDASAHRRILAEYSPQFLDQMIAIVTAGALVSYALYTMSPEVIEKLGTKYLNLTIPFVIYGMLRYLYLIYKKDGGGNPTSTVLGDIPLLIACALWLLTLGVILYV from the coding sequence ATGCTCCAACTCATCCACGCGATGCGCCCGCGCGAATGGGTCAAAAATGTCTTTGTATTGGCCGCACTCGTTTTTACCAAACGCATTTTTGAACCCAGCGATCTCCTGCAAGGCAGTCTGGCCTTTCTCTGTTTTTGCCTCATATCTGGCGCAGCGTATCTTTTCAACGACATCCGAGACAAAGAAAACGACCACCAGCATCCTCTAAAACGCAACCGCCCGATAGCTTCGGGTGCTCTCCGCGTCTCTGTCGCCGCCATCGCCGCTGTCCTCCTCGCTCTGACCGCCCTGATCGGGGGATTTTATGTGCATCCCCATTTTGGCATCGTCCTCCTTATCTATGCAGTAATGAACATCGCCTATACGCTGTACCTCAAACACATCGTCATACTCGATGTGATGATCATTGCCGCGGGATTTCTTCTGCGCGCCATCGGCGGTGCAGTGGCGATTCAGGTCGCCATTTCCTCCTGGTTCATCCTCTGTACCATGCTACTGGCTCTTTTCCTCGGCTTTGCCAAGCGCCGGCATGAACTCGCCCTGCTCGAAGGAGATGCCAGCGCCCACCGCCGCATCCTCGCAGAATATTCCCCACAATTTCTCGACCAGATGATCGCCATCGTCACAGCCGGCGCACTGGTATCCTACGCACTTTACACCATGTCGCCCGAAGTCATTGAAAAACTCGGCACCAAATACCTCAACCTCACCATACCCTTTGTGATCTACGGTATGTTGCGCTACCTCTATCTCATCTACAAAAAAGATGGGGGAGGCAACCCCACCTCCACTGTATTAGGCGATATCCCTCTCCTGATCGCCTGCGCCCTGTGGTTACTAACCCTGGGTGTAATACTCTACGTCTAA
- a CDS encoding sulfatase-like hydrolase/transferase translates to MSTPNIILMMCDDLGYGDVGFNGNDVIKTPNLDRLASNGIRFTRFYAGGPVCSPTRGTCLTGRHYFRYGVTHANRGHLPTQEITLARMLKSFGYATGHFGKWHLGTLDPNYSGKPNRNPARNYAPPWERDYDASFATEYAVPTWDPAVDINQRSGKRLDRPWASPYYENGKLATENLEGCDSRVLMDRAIPFIEQAVENGEQFLTTIWFHAPHSPVVAGPEYRAMYSEYSEDEQHYYGCITAIDDQVGRLYHALEAWGVADNTMIWFCSDNGPEGRTGQSGRSRGSTGGLRGRKRSLFDGGVGVPALLHWPGHAEPGRTVEMPCSTLDYFPTIAEVMGYEMPDNRPIDGISLLPVIEGNMTERPVPIPYRFNSGKNSMFDAPTISMIDNRYKCLTNLSSDGSEDLCFDMIEDRAETTNLANEQRERMGQTRETLRQWLRSCEASHNGGDYDEAFEPVAPFEEVTGDWPGRRN, encoded by the coding sequence ATGAGCACCCCCAACATAATTTTAATGATGTGCGACGACCTGGGATATGGCGATGTGGGATTTAACGGGAACGACGTGATCAAAACGCCAAATTTAGACCGCCTGGCGAGCAATGGGATTCGGTTCACGCGATTTTATGCGGGAGGACCAGTGTGTTCCCCAACGCGGGGCACGTGTTTAACCGGGCGGCATTATTTTCGATATGGCGTAACACATGCCAATCGCGGACACTTGCCCACACAGGAAATAACACTGGCGCGAATGTTAAAATCCTTCGGCTATGCGACCGGACACTTTGGCAAATGGCATCTGGGAACCCTGGACCCGAATTATTCGGGCAAACCCAATCGCAATCCAGCGCGCAATTACGCCCCACCCTGGGAGCGGGATTACGATGCGTCTTTTGCCACGGAATACGCGGTTCCCACCTGGGATCCAGCAGTAGATATTAACCAGAGATCCGGAAAGCGTTTGGACCGTCCCTGGGCCTCTCCGTACTACGAAAATGGAAAACTGGCAACGGAAAATCTGGAAGGATGCGACTCCCGGGTATTGATGGATCGCGCAATACCATTTATCGAACAAGCTGTTGAAAATGGTGAGCAATTCCTTACGACAATCTGGTTTCACGCACCCCACAGCCCCGTCGTTGCCGGACCGGAATATCGCGCAATGTATTCCGAATACAGCGAAGATGAACAGCACTATTACGGCTGTATTACCGCCATAGACGATCAGGTGGGGCGGTTATATCACGCATTGGAAGCATGGGGCGTAGCCGACAACACCATGATCTGGTTCTGTTCGGACAACGGGCCAGAAGGCCGCACGGGTCAAAGTGGTCGCAGCCGGGGATCAACAGGCGGATTGCGCGGGCGAAAACGATCTTTGTTTGACGGCGGCGTGGGCGTACCCGCGCTATTGCACTGGCCGGGTCATGCAGAACCCGGGCGCACAGTGGAAATGCCGTGCAGCACACTGGATTACTTTCCCACAATCGCCGAGGTCATGGGATATGAAATGCCCGATAATCGCCCCATTGACGGCATCAGTCTCCTGCCCGTGATTGAGGGAAACATGACAGAACGTCCCGTTCCCATTCCATATCGATTCAACAGCGGAAAAAACTCAATGTTTGACGCGCCGACCATCTCAATGATCGACAATCGCTATAAATGCCTGACCAATTTATCGAGCGACGGCAGTGAAGATCTGTGTTTTGACATGATTGAAGACCGCGCAGAAACGACCAATTTGGCGAACGAGCAACGCGAGCGGATGGGACAAACCCGCGAGACCCTGCGCCAATGGCTCCGCTCCTGCGAAGCCAGCCACAACGGTGGGGATTACGACGAGGCATTTGAACCCGTCGCGCCATTTGAAGAAGTCACCGGAGACTGGCCAGGAAGAAGAAATTAG
- a CDS encoding phytanoyl-CoA dioxygenase family protein codes for MTPTDITDEMLATYRRDGVIKIPQIISPDEVAKFRQASLDILEAMPKDPNRPFNQKVNVWREDEVLRNLTQHPNVAAVAEKIAGVRLRIWHDHILAKMPELEVPTAFHQDLVKWPYDRNSNALSAWIALQDTPVEMGCMSFVQGSHEMKDVPDMATNNQEAWREFAPEIAWRTRVTHPLQAGDCTFHHGMTFHTAGPNQTDDWRVGYVIIFVDAAAKYTGKKHVVTDPLELAPDTLPPDDHFPPVVKFYGD; via the coding sequence ATGACACCAACAGATATCACAGATGAAATGCTGGCAACATACCGGCGCGATGGCGTCATAAAAATCCCGCAGATCATCTCACCGGATGAAGTTGCAAAATTTCGTCAGGCATCTCTGGATATACTGGAAGCCATGCCAAAAGATCCAAACCGTCCATTTAACCAAAAAGTGAACGTATGGCGAGAAGACGAGGTATTGCGAAACTTGACACAACACCCGAATGTCGCCGCAGTCGCAGAGAAAATTGCGGGTGTAAGATTGCGGATCTGGCACGATCACATTTTGGCAAAAATGCCAGAACTCGAAGTACCAACAGCATTCCATCAAGACCTGGTGAAATGGCCCTATGATCGCAATTCCAATGCTCTATCGGCGTGGATCGCGCTACAGGATACACCCGTAGAAATGGGATGCATGTCATTTGTACAGGGATCGCACGAAATGAAAGACGTACCGGACATGGCGACAAATAACCAGGAGGCATGGCGGGAATTCGCACCGGAAATCGCGTGGCGCACCAGAGTAACGCATCCTCTTCAAGCGGGAGATTGCACATTTCATCACGGAATGACATTTCACACCGCGGGACCGAATCAAACTGATGATTGGCGGGTGGGATACGTGATAATTTTCGTCGATGCAGCGGCAAAATACACCGGCAAAAAACATGTCGTCACAGATCCCCTGGAATTGGCACCCGATACATTGCCGCCAGATGATCATTTTCCACCCGTAGTGAAATTTTATGGAGACTGA
- a CDS encoding arylsulfatase gives MPERPNILLIMNDDMGYSDIGCYGGEIHTPNLDLLAANGLRFTQFYNTARCCPTRASLLTGLHPHQASVGHMMDDREYEGYRGDLNFKSVTIAEVLKTVGYATYMSGKWHITRHTDADGPKHSWPCQRGFDRFFGIITGAANYWKPQTLTRDNEQITVDEFPEDFFLTDAISDQAADYIREHAQTNGDQPFFLYTAYTAPHWPLHAHDEDIAKYKDRFAAGWDQLREERLARMREMGILKPGWGLSDRDSSQVPWEEADHKAWQQRRMEVYAAQVDRMDQGIGRIVQSLEETGQLDNTLIVFLADNGGCAEELGGGMRRSAIAPATTRNGRPVQRGNDPNIMPGDETTYQSYGVPWANVSNTPFRLYKHWVHEGGIATPFIVHWPAHVTDHGTLREQPGQLTDVMATCLDIAGAEYPETYNGHEILPLEGASLTPIFDNQDNGKEYLIWEHEGNGAVRKGKWKLVKRYPGDWELYDIEADRSELGDLANDNPDVVSELSAIYDAWAERCGIEPWDNILAKRG, from the coding sequence ATGCCAGAGCGACCAAATATTTTGCTGATTATGAACGACGATATGGGCTATTCTGATATTGGATGTTACGGAGGTGAAATCCACACGCCAAATTTAGATCTACTTGCTGCCAATGGGTTGCGATTCACCCAATTTTACAACACAGCGCGGTGCTGCCCTACGCGGGCATCGCTGCTCACGGGATTGCACCCCCATCAAGCCAGTGTGGGACACATGATGGATGACCGGGAATACGAAGGGTATCGGGGCGATCTGAACTTTAAGAGCGTAACCATTGCCGAAGTACTCAAGACCGTGGGATATGCGACCTATATGAGCGGCAAATGGCATATTACGCGGCATACAGATGCAGACGGTCCCAAACACAGTTGGCCCTGTCAGCGCGGATTTGATCGCTTTTTTGGCATCATTACCGGTGCCGCCAATTATTGGAAGCCACAAACTCTCACACGAGACAACGAGCAAATTACAGTGGATGAATTTCCAGAGGATTTCTTTTTGACCGACGCCATCAGCGATCAGGCAGCGGATTATATCCGCGAACACGCGCAGACAAACGGAGATCAGCCATTCTTTTTATATACCGCATATACCGCACCCCATTGGCCCCTGCACGCGCATGATGAAGATATTGCAAAATACAAAGACCGTTTTGCCGCGGGATGGGATCAACTGCGCGAAGAGCGTCTGGCGCGCATGCGCGAAATGGGCATCTTAAAACCCGGATGGGGATTGAGCGACCGCGACTCTTCTCAAGTGCCCTGGGAAGAAGCCGATCACAAGGCGTGGCAGCAGCGGCGCATGGAAGTCTATGCCGCACAAGTCGATCGCATGGATCAGGGCATTGGGCGCATCGTCCAATCCCTCGAAGAGACCGGGCAACTGGACAACACCCTGATCGTATTTTTAGCCGACAATGGGGGATGTGCCGAAGAGCTGGGAGGCGGCATGAGACGCAGCGCGATTGCACCGGCCACCACGCGCAATGGACGGCCAGTCCAACGCGGCAACGATCCAAACATCATGCCGGGTGACGAAACCACGTACCAGAGCTACGGCGTACCCTGGGCCAATGTATCCAACACGCCATTTCGCCTGTACAAGCACTGGGTTCACGAAGGCGGCATTGCAACGCCCTTTATCGTACACTGGCCCGCTCATGTAACAGATCACGGCACATTGCGCGAGCAACCCGGCCAGCTTACCGATGTCATGGCAACCTGTCTCGATATAGCGGGCGCCGAGTATCCCGAGACCTATAATGGACACGAGATTTTGCCACTCGAAGGTGCATCGCTGACACCGATCTTTGATAACCAGGACAACGGCAAAGAATATCTGATCTGGGAACACGAAGGCAATGGCGCAGTTCGCAAAGGCAAGTGGAAACTGGTCAAGCGCTACCCGGGCGATTGGGAGCTATACGATATTGAAGCCGACAGATCGGAACTCGGCGATCTGGCAAATGACAATCCCGATGTCGTATCCGAACTCTCGGCAATTTACGACGCCTGGGCAGAGCGTTGTGGGATTGAGCCCTGGGATAATATCCTCGCAAAGCGTGGATAA